A segment of the Sulfurovum indicum genome:
CATCATCCGGCGTAGATGGTCCCGGAGAGAGAATGATCTTCTCAGGATTCAATGCTTTGATCTCCTCAATGCTCATCTCATCATTTCGAATGACTTTCAGATCAGCACCCAACTCTCTGCAGTACTGCACGACATTGTAGGTAAAACTGTCGTAATTGTCTATCATTAATACCATAATTTTTCCTAACTTTCTTATCGGATAAAAGTTATTTTATCACGCTTTGTCTATCAATATACTTTGAGTTCATTGTAAAGACTGTCACGCTCGACCGGAATAAATCCCGAATTTTTAATCATTGCAACAAAATCATCAAGGTTCATACCATGTGCCGAAGCAGCGCCTGCTGCAGACTGAATGGACTCTTTTTCGATCGTTCCGTCAAGATCATCTGCACCGAACTCCTGGGCGATAAGCGCCAGATTGACGGAAGCAGTTACCCAGTAAGCTTTAATGTGGGGAATATTATCAAGCAGTATACGACTGATAGCATAGGTCTTGAGTATCTCCTGTCCAGAAGGAAAGTTCTCCACTTTCAAAAAATTGTTATCCCGCTGATAAACCAGAGGGATAAAAGCATTGAAACCACCGGTTTTATCCTGAAGATCCCGTAGTCTAAGCATATGGTCGATTCGGTGTGCACGTGTCTCTACATGTCCAAAAAGCATCGTGGCATTGGACTCTCTGCCTCTTTCATGCCACTTTTTGTGGATCTCAAGCCACTGGTCAGAGGTAACCTTGCCTTTACAGAGATACTCTCTTACCTTTTCATCGAAGATCTCTGCACCACCTCCAGGCATAGAGTCCACTCCGTTTTCCATCATCATATCGAGTACTTCATCATAACTGAGCCCATATTCACGATGCAGAAAATCCACTTCGGCAGCAGTCATTGCCTTGACATGAACACTGGGAAACTGCTCTTTGATCTTGCGGAAAGCTCCCATATACCACTCTACTCCGTCATTAGGGTTGTGTGCAGAGACAATATGCATCTCTTTAGCCCCTTTCTTTACAGAGTTTTCAACAATCTTCAGAATCTCATCATGGCTCATTGTATACTGGTCTGGGTTTTTACGGCTTGCCGAATAGGCACAGAATTTACAAATATCAGCACATACATTGGTCGGATTGATATGACGGTTGATATTGAAAAAGCTTTTGCTGCCGTATTTCTCTTTACGTATCTTATCAGCAAGTTCACCAAGAGTGTAAAGGTCAAGATCGTACAGTGCTTCCCCCTCTTCCCGGGTCAAGCGTTCACGATTGCGTACTTTTGCTATCAAATCCATATTTCTGTCCATTATAGTAAATTTCGGTATTATATCACTAAAACCTGAGTTCAGCGGAGTGTAATACTTACTTACCGCACCAACTGAATAAACAGATAAGAGGGGTATAAAAGTTGGACAGTCTAAAACGTGAAATCGAGTCACTGCTGTATGAGAATGCACCTGACTTTGAGATTGCAAAAATATTGAAAAAGGATATCAAAGCCTACTTTGAAACACTGGAGGAGACCTTTGCTACTACCGGAGGAAAAGATTTTCTGGTCAAACATACCAAGAAGATCGATACTATTCTCAAACTCACCTACCAGATAGCACTGCGTTCAATGTTTGGAAATTATGCACCAATGAAAAACGCCATTCCCCTGGGCCTGGTTGCGCTGGGCAGTTACGGACGAGAACAGCTCTGTGTCTACTCGGATATCGATTTGATGCTCATCTACAAAGACATTCCCGGTTACAACACGAAGGAGTTCATAGAGAAGATCCTCTACATTCTCTGGGATACCGGTCTGAAAATGGGACACCGTGTCCATACTGTCGAAGAGCTGCTGGAGGTTTCCAAAACCGATATTACCATCAAAACTGCCCTTATCGAATCACGTTTTATCGAAGGTTCACACTTTATCTGGACTGAAACACAAAATGCTCTTTATCAGATACGACACGATGATATAAAAACCTTCATCAAGCTCAAACTTGATGAACAGGCACAAAAACACAGCAAGTTCCACTTGACCATGGAACCAAACCTTAAAGAGGGTGTAGGGGGATTCAGGGATGCCAATCTTGTTTTTTGGATCGGCAAAGTACTTTACAATGTGAATTCGATTAAGGACCTGCCTGCCCATATTGTTGAAGAGAAGGAGTATAAACCTTTCCGTGTAGCATTGGAATTTCTCTTCCGTGTGCGTTCTGCGCTGCATCTTGCCACACACAAGAAAGAGGACAAACTTCGACTTGAGCTCATTCCCTCCATTGCAAAGCTTCTCGGATATACAGAAGGCCGGGAAGGCCAAATGAAATTTGCAAGAAAAGTAACCGAGTCACTTAAGATTATCCGTCTCTACAGTACAATATGGCTGGAGAAACTCACCAGAGAATATATGAAACTACCTTCCAAAAAACGTTTTATCTACCCCAAGGGAAAAGATTTCAATGCCATGCTTAAACATCTCTGCAAAGAGGCTAAAACACCTTTCAGGGCACACCCTACCCTTTTACAGGCGCTTATCAATGCCGAACGTCCCGAACGTCCCGATAATGCTCTCTATGAGACTATTGCCATGATCTTCTATCAGCCGTATGCCTATTCTATTTTAAGTACACTCTCTTATGCCAGACTGCTGCGCTATACCATATCTCCCATCAAAAAGGTGGTCGATCTGCCGCAATTCGACGGCTATCACCAATATGCTGTTGACATACACTCTCTTCGCTGTCTCTATCATCTTGAACATATAGATGATTCCTCTGTTTTAGAGCTTTATGAACAGCTGAACAAAGATGAAAAAGCCATGTTGAAACTGGTGGTCTTTCTTCATGATGCCGGCAAAGGCCGAAAACGGGATCATCACTTTGTCGGAGCATCACTTTTCAAAATTTTTGCACAAAAACTGCATATGGATGAGGCACTGATAGAGACAGGAGAACGTCTCATACAGTACCATACCCTGATGAGCAAAGTAGCTCAAAGAGAGGACATTTACAATGAAAAGGTTATCTTCTCCTTTGCCTCACACTTTCCTACCAAAAAGCTTTTGGATATGATCTATATTCTTACCTATGCCGATATGAACGGTGTAAGCAAAGATACGTATAACTCCTTTAATGCAAAGTTGATCCGGACACTTTACAAGCATTCTCTTGAGGTACTGGGACGAACCTCAATTCTGGATGAAGCTGCAAAGCGTGCGAAAAAAGAGGAATCCCTGAAAAGAAAACCTTCATTCCAGGCATTGACTAAGAACCAGCAAAAGAAAATATTGCAAATGCCGTCAAATCTGCTTTTTTTACGCTATAGACCGGAACGCATTGTTGATATTTGCAAAAAAGCGTTTGAAACAACTGATTTCAGTTATCATATCAGTAATGAAGAGCATCTTACCATCGAGATTATACGTACAGACTCCATCAATCTCAGCTATCTATTGGGAAAACTCAGCAATCTTGAAGTGGTCAATATGGACATCAGTAAACTTTTTGACGAACTCAAATATTTCAAAATCGACTTTGCCGTCAAAGTAGACATCGAAGAGATACCACTAATCGAGAAGATCATTATTGACGCTTTTGATCCGGCAAAAAAAAGTATTGACAGAGTACCTCATATAAAAAAAGAAGATATAGACATTGACTGTGAACACTCAAAAACCTATGCGATTATGCATCTTCGAAGTAAAAACCAGAAAGGTCTTTTAGCATACATTATCAACCTTTTCGACGAGCTGGGTATAGATATTGTGACGGCAAAAGTGCATACCATCAAAAACCGGGTCCGTGATATGTTCCTTATCGAAAAGAATGGAAACTTTTGCCATAATACGGAACTCATTATAGAGAAATTGACAATCCAACAGAAGAAGGAAGTGTAAATGTGCGGAATTGTAGGGTATATCGGTCCCAAGGAGAAGAAAAAGATTCTTTTGGACGGCCTTCAGGAACTGGAGTACAGAGGGTATGATTCAGCAGGTATCGCTATTATTGAAGGAGAGAGGCTTAATAACTTCAAAGCCATAGGCAAACTCTCAAATCTGCGTGAAAAAACCAAAGAGTATCACAGTGAAGGTTTTGGTGTATCCATAGGACATACCCGCTGGGCTACACACGGGAAACCCACTGAACTCAATGCCCACCCACATCTGGGGAAGTACTCTTATGTCGTTCATAACGGGATCATAGAGAACTATCAGGAACTCAAAAAGGAGTTGCTCTCTGAGGGAGTCAACTTCCTGAGCCAGACCGACACAGAGACGATTGTTCACCTCTTTGAAAAATACAATAATGTCATCAGTGATCCTTTCAAAGCCTTTGAAAAAACCATTGAGCGCCTTGAAGGAGCCTACGCAACACTGCTTATTACAGAAGCGGCACCCGACACGATCTTCTTTGCTAAGAACGGCTCGCCTATGCTCATCGGATTTGACGAAGAAGAGGTCTATTTTGCTTCTTCTGATACACCGATCATAGGAAAAGCGACTGAAGTCTATTACCTTGAAGACGGTGAATACGGTTATGTGAAGGAGGGAAAGGTTCATCTTTTCAATGCAAATGGAGAGAAGCTATTCACAAAACAACCACTCAAAGCAGATAAAACATCCGCACAAAAAGAGGGTTACCGATTCTTCATGGAAAAAGAGATCTATGAGCAAAGTTACGTCATGATAGAAACGATGATGGGACGTGTTCTGGATGAAAATATCATTCTGGATGAACTGGATAAAGACTTTTTGGACGGGATCAATGCCATCAAAATCTGTGCCTGTGGTACATCCTACCACTCTGCGCTTACAGCAGCTTACCTCTTTGAACGCCTTGCCAAGATACGCTGTGATGTGGAGATCGCCTCTGAATTCCGCTATAAAGAACCGCTCTTGGGACAAGATACCCTTTTTATTACCATCTCCCAAAGTGGGGAAACCGCAGATACGCTGGAAGCACTCAAAATGGCAAAACGTGCAGGGCTAAAGAGTCTGAGTATCTGTAATGTGGACAACTCCTCCATTGTACGGGAAAGTGATGCTGCTATTCTTACCCGTGCAGGTATAGAAAAAGGTGTAGCAAGTACCAAGGCCTTTGCTACACAGACCATGGTACTGTGGATGCTGGCACTCTATGTTGGTCAGGAGAAAGCAACCATTGCACCG
Coding sequences within it:
- the mqnE gene encoding aminofutalosine synthase MqnE, with amino-acid sequence MDLIAKVRNRERLTREEGEALYDLDLYTLGELADKIRKEKYGSKSFFNINRHINPTNVCADICKFCAYSASRKNPDQYTMSHDEILKIVENSVKKGAKEMHIVSAHNPNDGVEWYMGAFRKIKEQFPSVHVKAMTAAEVDFLHREYGLSYDEVLDMMMENGVDSMPGGGAEIFDEKVREYLCKGKVTSDQWLEIHKKWHERGRESNATMLFGHVETRAHRIDHMLRLRDLQDKTGGFNAFIPLVYQRDNNFLKVENFPSGQEILKTYAISRILLDNIPHIKAYWVTASVNLALIAQEFGADDLDGTIEKESIQSAAGAASAHGMNLDDFVAMIKNSGFIPVERDSLYNELKVY
- a CDS encoding [protein-PII] uridylyltransferase family protein yields the protein MDSLKREIESLLYENAPDFEIAKILKKDIKAYFETLEETFATTGGKDFLVKHTKKIDTILKLTYQIALRSMFGNYAPMKNAIPLGLVALGSYGREQLCVYSDIDLMLIYKDIPGYNTKEFIEKILYILWDTGLKMGHRVHTVEELLEVSKTDITIKTALIESRFIEGSHFIWTETQNALYQIRHDDIKTFIKLKLDEQAQKHSKFHLTMEPNLKEGVGGFRDANLVFWIGKVLYNVNSIKDLPAHIVEEKEYKPFRVALEFLFRVRSALHLATHKKEDKLRLELIPSIAKLLGYTEGREGQMKFARKVTESLKIIRLYSTIWLEKLTREYMKLPSKKRFIYPKGKDFNAMLKHLCKEAKTPFRAHPTLLQALINAERPERPDNALYETIAMIFYQPYAYSILSTLSYARLLRYTISPIKKVVDLPQFDGYHQYAVDIHSLRCLYHLEHIDDSSVLELYEQLNKDEKAMLKLVVFLHDAGKGRKRDHHFVGASLFKIFAQKLHMDEALIETGERLIQYHTLMSKVAQREDIYNEKVIFSFASHFPTKKLLDMIYILTYADMNGVSKDTYNSFNAKLIRTLYKHSLEVLGRTSILDEAAKRAKKEESLKRKPSFQALTKNQQKKILQMPSNLLFLRYRPERIVDICKKAFETTDFSYHISNEEHLTIEIIRTDSINLSYLLGKLSNLEVVNMDISKLFDELKYFKIDFAVKVDIEEIPLIEKIIIDAFDPAKKSIDRVPHIKKEDIDIDCEHSKTYAIMHLRSKNQKGLLAYIINLFDELGIDIVTAKVHTIKNRVRDMFLIEKNGNFCHNTELIIEKLTIQQKKEV
- the glmS gene encoding glutamine--fructose-6-phosphate transaminase (isomerizing) yields the protein MCGIVGYIGPKEKKKILLDGLQELEYRGYDSAGIAIIEGERLNNFKAIGKLSNLREKTKEYHSEGFGVSIGHTRWATHGKPTELNAHPHLGKYSYVVHNGIIENYQELKKELLSEGVNFLSQTDTETIVHLFEKYNNVISDPFKAFEKTIERLEGAYATLLITEAAPDTIFFAKNGSPMLIGFDEEEVYFASSDTPIIGKATEVYYLEDGEYGYVKEGKVHLFNANGEKLFTKQPLKADKTSAQKEGYRFFMEKEIYEQSYVMIETMMGRVLDENIILDELDKDFLDGINAIKICACGTSYHSALTAAYLFERLAKIRCDVEIASEFRYKEPLLGQDTLFITISQSGETADTLEALKMAKRAGLKSLSICNVDNSSIVRESDAAILTRAGIEKGVASTKAFATQTMVLWMLALYVGQEKATIAPEVLKTEIDAMRHTPKALTVTDELHAKLHRLSKRYLHGHGFFFIGRDIFFPLALEGALKLKEISYLHAEGYPAGEMKHGPIALADAELFTIALMPKTMHYEKIKSNVEELSARDATICAISPEPFDLADDFIQTQYCTHPMIEFFEMMVVTQLLALEISIRLGNDVDMPRNLAKSVTVE